ATGCCGGCATTCATTCCGGCGACATGCTGGTGGTCGACCGCAGCATCGAGGCGGTGCATGGCCACGTGGTGATTGCGGCAGTCAATGGCGAACTGACGGTCAAGCGCTTATCACGCGTGCAGGGCAAAACCCGCCTGCTGGCAGAAAACCCCGAATTCGCCGCCATCGATTTAACCCACGATCAGGATGTTGTGATTTGGGGGGTTGTCACCCATGTCATTCATGCGGTGCTCTGATGTATGCGCTGGTGGACTGTAATAATTTTTACGCTTCCTGCGAGCGGGTCTTTAAACCGCATCTCATTGACAAGCCGGTAGTCATTCTGTCGAATAATGACGGCTGTGTGATTGCCCGATCCAACGAAGCTAAAGCCTTGGGTATTCCCATGGGGGTGCCGTTTTTTAAAATTCAGGGCTTGTGCCGGCAACAGGGAGTCCATGTGTTTTCATCCAATTTCAGCCTCTATGGCGACATGTCGCGGCGGGTGATGTCGATTATCGAGGAAAGCTGGCAGGACGTGGCGGTTTATTCCATTGATGAAGCGTTTCTGGATTTAAAAACCTTGCCTCTAGAAGACCAGGAGCCTTTCTGCCGAAGCGTGCAGAAAAAAATTCTGCAATACACCGGCATCCCGGTGTCCATTGGCCTTGCTCCAACCAAAACGCTGGCTAAATTGGCCAATTATGTCGCTAAACGCCGCCTGAATGTCCCGGTTTTTAACTGGGTTGGTCAAAACCACTGGCTTTCGCAGATTGAAATCGGTGAAGTCTGGGGGATCGGCAGAAAATGGCATAAAGCCCTGATGCAGCAGGGCATTCATTGGGCCAGTGATTTGGCTGCCTTGCCCCTGCAGTCACTCAAAGCCCGCTTTAATGTGGTGTTGCAGCGTACAGCCCTTGAGTTGCGCGGCATTCCCTGCATTGGTTTTGAAGAAAGCGAAGAACGAAAAAGCATTTTATCCTCGCGGTCATTTGGCTGCCTGCAAAGTGAACAGGACATTTTAGCGCAGGCGCTAAGCGCCCATTGTGCCCGTGCCTATGAAAAATTACGCCAGCAGCATTCTGTCGCCGGCTATCTCGGTATTTTTATCCGCACCAACCCTTTCCGGGCGGATCTGCCGCAGTATGCACCGTCCCTGGGAGTGTGTTTGCCTCAGCCTACGGATGACTTGCGGGAATTAACGCGATGGGCCAAGTGGTGTCTG
This region of Legionella taurinensis genomic DNA includes:
- a CDS encoding Y-family DNA polymerase, which translates into the protein MYALVDCNNFYASCERVFKPHLIDKPVVILSNNDGCVIARSNEAKALGIPMGVPFFKIQGLCRQQGVHVFSSNFSLYGDMSRRVMSIIEESWQDVAVYSIDEAFLDLKTLPLEDQEPFCRSVQKKILQYTGIPVSIGLAPTKTLAKLANYVAKRRLNVPVFNWVGQNHWLSQIEIGEVWGIGRKWHKALMQQGIHWASDLAALPLQSLKARFNVVLQRTALELRGIPCIGFEESEERKSILSSRSFGCLQSEQDILAQALSAHCARAYEKLRQQHSVAGYLGIFIRTNPFRADLPQYAPSLGVCLPQPTDDLRELTRWAKWCLNRIYRSGFQYNKVGVYLGDLQRQTVQQLDLFDSSSPHQQQQTRRFLAVYDAINQKYGGQMIRLGAEGHARPWAMRSAMRSPCYTTRWSDLPLVK